A region of Lichenibacterium dinghuense DNA encodes the following proteins:
- a CDS encoding Uma2 family endonuclease, which produces MTLAEFDSFLSNRPEHEHWELIGGAAEMMTNPLLNHGLIVGNIFAPLKTHLSGGDCRAFAGGLRVQRSNDAGESFAAIPDIVVQCGPRPNRAYTLNAVAVVEVLSRSTMHRDRGAKFDFYRSLPTLHHIVFAYQSQMRVEHYRRTNRGWVLSESTRSTDRLTLDAIGFDIDLGTVYDDVSTLRSVAVVDDADDEAPPIP; this is translated from the coding sequence ATGACGCTCGCGGAGTTCGACAGCTTCCTGTCGAACCGTCCGGAGCACGAGCACTGGGAACTGATCGGCGGTGCCGCGGAGATGATGACCAACCCGTTGCTGAACCACGGCCTGATCGTCGGAAACATCTTCGCTCCCCTCAAGACCCACCTCAGCGGCGGAGATTGCCGGGCCTTCGCAGGCGGCCTGCGCGTGCAGCGTTCAAACGATGCGGGCGAAAGCTTCGCGGCCATTCCGGACATCGTCGTGCAGTGTGGTCCCCGGCCGAACAGGGCTTACACGCTCAACGCCGTCGCGGTGGTCGAGGTGCTGTCACGCTCGACCATGCACCGCGATCGCGGCGCGAAGTTCGATTTCTACAGAAGCCTACCGACGCTGCATCACATCGTGTTCGCCTACCAGAGCCAGATGCGGGTCGAGCACTATCGCCGGACCAATCGGGGTTGGGTCCTGTCGGAGTCCACCCGCTCGACGGACCGCCTCACGCTCGACGCCATCGGCTTCGACATCGATCTCGGCACCGTCTACGACGACGTGTCGACCCTGCGAAGCGTGGCTGTGGTCGACGACGCCGACGACGAGGCTCCGCCCATCCCGTGA
- the addA gene encoding double-strand break repair helicase AddA → MLVAEAPAVPADTIERQRRASHPGTSAWVSANAGSGKTHVLAQRVLRLLLAGVAPARILCLTFTKAAAANMSIRVFRDLARWTRLDDDDLRRAIAETGAPVPSLAGGSAALDDARRLFARTVETPGGLKIQTIHAFCERLLHLFPFESNVPARFEVLDDLRAAELLLRACEAVLAEALRAPASGLGRGLAALTGQVSTSTFEALIDEALHHRHLVRDAVRDARDFDGLLRALRASLGLGPGDTPAAVEAEMVEGGIPWSDWAETARRIGADGGGPGKAGNRLMAAFDAPEGAQAEPYLDVFLTAKREPRAASYLPQALRKKEPALCESLDEEARRLVGLLGKRRGAETAERTAALMSVAAAILDRYDALKRGRGLLDFEDLVERTRNLLATSSSAWVLYKLDRGIDHILVDEAQDTSPEQWEILRAVSDDFFSGAGRPGPIRTFFAVGDEKQSIYSFQGARPDMFDEMRSYFKERAEDAEQRFAGVDLILSFRSSEAVLRAVDRVFAHGTNGQGLTHDPAGPQRHQALRRAPGRVELWRPVTAVAQPEPGDWKLPVDVVEPGDPPVVVARRIAEAIWRMCRPGSGETVAEGDGRRPVRPGDVMILVRSRNSFFEAMIRACKERGVPVAGADRLALTQHIAVMDLIAAGRAALSPADDFTLACVLKSPLVGLDDDDLIALAPKRRGTLFAALGASDAPHHREAHRRIAAWRNDSAFLTPFAFYTRVLGADGGRRSLLGRLGPEAGDAIDEFLGLTLAHERDGAPSLMAFLARLDGTNLSVKRDMEAAGDAVRVMTVHAAKGLEAKIVFLPDTCAVPSGRHDPSLFGLDDHPGEAESGLIAWSPRTDADPARVAEARRLSRRRAVEEHNRLLYVAMTRAEERLYVAGFCGEKGPAEGCWYAMIEAADLPMEPAPAPWDLSDEVLRMQDPPPEGGAAAGRAPPPAAAEAVAIELPGWLLRPPRAEAEPDLPPVRPSNALGAADQNGPPAWPYVDRTRSGARKQAAAAGRLMHRLLQHLPDVPPARRAAAAARFLAAQGAMLDEEHRAALASQAMALLDDPALAGLFGPESRAEVAVTASVGLPSGRRIDVTGQIDRIGVTERAVHIADFKTGAPGAVTPRQALQLALYRAAVEPLYPDHRVRTHLVWTASGEVVEVSAGECANALETMG, encoded by the coding sequence ATGCTCGTGGCTGAAGCTCCCGCCGTCCCGGCCGACACGATCGAACGCCAGCGCCGCGCCTCCCACCCCGGCACCTCCGCCTGGGTGTCGGCCAACGCGGGCTCGGGCAAGACGCACGTGCTGGCCCAGCGCGTGCTGCGGCTGCTGCTCGCGGGCGTGGCGCCGGCGCGCATCCTGTGCCTCACCTTCACCAAGGCGGCCGCGGCCAACATGTCGATCCGCGTGTTCCGCGACCTCGCGCGCTGGACGCGCCTCGACGACGACGACCTGCGCCGCGCCATCGCGGAGACCGGCGCGCCGGTGCCGTCCCTGGCCGGGGGCTCGGCGGCGCTCGACGACGCGCGGCGCCTGTTCGCCCGCACCGTGGAGACGCCCGGCGGCCTGAAGATCCAGACCATCCACGCCTTCTGCGAGCGCCTGCTCCACCTCTTCCCCTTCGAGAGCAACGTCCCCGCCCGCTTCGAGGTGCTGGACGACCTGCGCGCCGCCGAGCTGCTGCTGCGCGCCTGCGAGGCCGTGCTGGCCGAGGCGCTGCGCGCCCCGGCGTCGGGGCTCGGCCGCGGCCTCGCCGCCCTCACCGGGCAGGTCTCGACCTCGACCTTCGAGGCGCTGATCGACGAGGCCCTGCACCACCGCCACCTCGTGCGCGACGCCGTGCGGGACGCGCGCGACTTCGACGGGCTCCTGCGCGCGCTCCGCGCCTCGCTCGGGCTCGGGCCCGGCGACACGCCGGCGGCCGTCGAGGCCGAGATGGTCGAGGGCGGCATCCCGTGGTCGGACTGGGCCGAGACGGCGCGGCGCATCGGCGCCGACGGCGGCGGCCCCGGCAAGGCGGGCAACCGCCTGATGGCGGCCTTCGACGCGCCGGAGGGCGCGCAGGCCGAGCCCTACCTCGACGTGTTCCTCACGGCCAAGCGCGAGCCCCGCGCCGCGAGCTACCTGCCGCAGGCGCTGCGCAAGAAGGAGCCGGCGCTGTGTGAGTCCCTGGACGAGGAGGCGCGGCGCCTCGTGGGCCTCCTCGGCAAGCGCCGGGGCGCCGAGACGGCCGAGCGCACCGCCGCCCTGATGTCGGTCGCGGCCGCCATCCTCGACCGCTACGACGCGCTGAAGCGCGGTCGCGGGCTGCTCGACTTCGAGGACCTCGTCGAGCGCACCCGCAACCTCCTCGCGACGTCGAGCTCGGCCTGGGTGCTGTACAAGCTCGACCGCGGCATCGACCACATCCTGGTCGACGAGGCCCAGGACACCTCGCCCGAGCAGTGGGAGATCCTGCGCGCGGTGTCGGACGACTTCTTCTCCGGCGCGGGCCGGCCGGGTCCGATCCGCACCTTCTTCGCGGTGGGCGACGAGAAGCAATCGATCTACTCGTTCCAGGGCGCGCGCCCCGACATGTTCGACGAGATGCGCTCCTACTTCAAGGAACGCGCCGAGGACGCCGAGCAGCGCTTCGCCGGCGTCGACCTGATCCTGTCGTTCCGCTCGTCGGAGGCGGTGCTGCGCGCGGTGGACCGCGTCTTCGCCCACGGCACCAACGGCCAGGGGCTCACGCACGACCCCGCCGGGCCGCAGCGCCACCAGGCGCTCCGGCGCGCGCCGGGGCGCGTCGAGCTGTGGCGGCCCGTGACCGCGGTGGCCCAGCCCGAGCCGGGCGACTGGAAGCTGCCCGTCGACGTGGTCGAGCCCGGCGACCCGCCGGTCGTCGTGGCGCGGCGCATCGCGGAGGCGATCTGGCGCATGTGCCGGCCCGGCTCCGGCGAGACGGTGGCGGAGGGCGACGGGCGCCGCCCCGTGCGGCCGGGCGACGTGATGATCCTGGTCCGGTCGCGCAACAGCTTCTTCGAGGCGATGATCCGCGCCTGCAAGGAGCGCGGCGTGCCGGTGGCGGGCGCCGACCGGCTGGCGCTGACCCAGCACATCGCCGTGATGGACCTCATCGCGGCGGGGCGCGCGGCGCTGAGCCCGGCCGACGACTTCACCCTCGCCTGCGTGCTGAAGTCGCCGCTGGTGGGCCTCGACGACGACGACCTCATCGCGCTCGCGCCCAAGCGCCGCGGCACGCTCTTCGCGGCGCTCGGCGCCTCGGACGCGCCGCACCACCGCGAGGCCCACCGGCGGATCGCGGCCTGGCGCAACGACTCCGCCTTCCTCACGCCCTTCGCGTTCTACACGCGGGTGCTCGGCGCCGACGGCGGGCGCCGCAGCCTGCTCGGCCGGCTCGGCCCCGAGGCCGGCGACGCCATCGACGAGTTCCTGGGCCTGACGCTCGCGCACGAGCGCGACGGCGCGCCCTCGCTGATGGCCTTCCTGGCGCGGCTCGACGGCACCAACCTGTCGGTCAAGCGCGACATGGAGGCGGCCGGCGACGCCGTGCGGGTGATGACGGTGCACGCCGCCAAGGGGCTGGAAGCCAAGATCGTGTTCCTGCCCGACACCTGCGCGGTGCCGAGTGGGCGCCACGACCCGTCGCTGTTCGGCCTCGACGACCACCCCGGCGAGGCCGAGAGCGGCCTCATCGCCTGGTCGCCGCGCACCGACGCGGACCCGGCGCGCGTCGCGGAGGCCCGCAGGCTGTCGCGCCGGCGAGCCGTCGAGGAGCACAACCGCCTGCTCTACGTGGCCATGACCCGCGCCGAGGAGCGGCTGTACGTCGCCGGCTTCTGCGGCGAGAAGGGGCCGGCCGAGGGCTGCTGGTACGCCATGATCGAGGCGGCCGACCTGCCGATGGAGCCCGCGCCGGCGCCGTGGGATCTTTCGGACGAGGTGCTGCGCATGCAGGATCCCCCGCCGGAGGGGGGCGCCGCGGCGGGACGGGCCCCGCCCCCCGCCGCGGCGGAAGCGGTGGCCATCGAACTGCCCGGATGGCTGCTCCGCCCGCCGCGCGCGGAGGCCGAGCCGGATCTACCGCCCGTGCGCCCGTCCAACGCGCTCGGCGCCGCCGACCAGAACGGGCCGCCGGCCTGGCCCTACGTCGACCGCACCCGCAGCGGCGCCCGCAAGCAGGCCGCCGCGGCGGGGCGGCTGATGCACCGCCTGCTCCAGCACCTGCCGGACGTGCCGCCGGCGCGGCGCGCGGCCGCCGCGGCGCGCTTCCTCGCCGCGCAGGGCGCGATGCTCGACGAGGAGCACCGGGCGGCGCTGGCCTCGCAGGCCATGGCGCTGCTGGACGACCCCGCGCTGGCGGGGCTGTTCGGGCCCGAGTCGCGCGCCGAGGTGGCGGTGACGGCCAGCGTGGGGCTGCCGAGCGGCCGACGCATCGACGTGACGGGGCAGATCGACCGCATCGGCGTGACCGAGCGCGCCGTCCACATCGCCGACTTCAAGACCGGCGCGCCGGGCGCGGTGACGCCGCGGCAGGCGCTGCAGCTCGCGCTCTACCGCGCCGCCGTCGAGCCGCTCTACCCGGACCACCGCGTCCGCACGCACCTCGTCTGGACGGCGAGCGGCGAGGTTGTGGAGGTGTCGGCGGGCGAATGCGCGAACGCGCTGGAGACGATGGGGTAG
- a CDS encoding response regulator, whose translation MAKRVLVVEDDPVLRMDAATMLEDAGLEVVQLETGDSALSYVLEQSDEVGAVFSDVQMPGDTDGLDLAQYLAVNWPAITIVLTSGHVHPTQDLPDNIRFVSKPWVAAEVLAALTAGPRPDPAAD comes from the coding sequence GTGGCGAAGCGTGTTCTGGTGGTCGAGGACGACCCGGTGCTCCGGATGGACGCCGCGACCATGCTGGAGGACGCCGGTCTCGAGGTCGTGCAGCTCGAGACGGGGGACAGCGCCCTGTCCTACGTGCTCGAGCAGTCCGACGAGGTCGGCGCGGTCTTCTCCGACGTGCAGATGCCCGGCGACACCGACGGGCTCGACCTCGCGCAATACTTGGCCGTCAACTGGCCCGCGATCACCATCGTGCTGACCTCGGGCCACGTCCACCCGACGCAGGACCTGCCCGACAACATCCGCTTCGTGTCGAAGCCCTGGGTCGCCGCCGAGGTGCTGGCGGCGCTGACGGCGGGCCCGCGGCCCGACCCCGCCGCGGACTGA
- a CDS encoding endonuclease domain-containing protein, with protein MTDERARALRKDLTRHEARLWLRLRTLRPQGIHIRRQVPMNGYILDFACLRAKLAIEVDGEHHGIGRQQAHDVLRDAALARAGLRVLRFWNHEIDANIDGVVETIIAAAEQGLKARRSSDLR; from the coding sequence ATGACCGACGAACGTGCCCGAGCGTTGCGCAAGGACCTGACGCGCCACGAAGCGCGGCTGTGGCTGCGCCTCCGCACCCTGCGTCCGCAGGGGATCCACATCAGGCGGCAGGTGCCGATGAACGGCTACATCCTCGATTTCGCCTGCCTGCGGGCCAAGCTCGCGATCGAGGTCGACGGCGAGCACCACGGCATCGGCCGCCAGCAGGCCCATGACGTCCTTCGCGACGCGGCGTTGGCGCGGGCCGGATTGCGCGTGCTGCGGTTCTGGAATCATGAGATCGACGCGAACATCGACGGAGTCGTCGAGACGATCATTGCCGCGGCCGAGCAGGGCTTGAAGGCTCGTCGATCATCGGACCTTCGGTAG
- a CDS encoding NAD(P)-dependent oxidoreductase, whose product MRIGFIGLGSMGSAMAANLVKAGHEVTVWNRSPEAARALAGATAAASPADCFKGEAVCTMLADDAAVRSVILDSGALDAAAPGLVHVMMATISIPLVEELAARHARAGIGYVAAPVFGRPPAAAAAQLNIVAAGDPAARARVQPVLDALGTKTWPLGDEPTRANAAKLAGNMMIAQAIEAMAEATALTESYGVTAADFLDIVTNTLFASPSYKSYGAHIAKGSYEPAGFKLRLGLKDVRLALDAAAAKGATLPAAAVVRDALVEGVEGGLGEHDWSALAEVAHRRAGLKG is encoded by the coding sequence ATGAGGATCGGCTTCATCGGCCTCGGCAGCATGGGCAGCGCCATGGCGGCCAACCTCGTCAAGGCCGGGCACGAGGTGACGGTGTGGAACCGCTCGCCCGAGGCGGCGCGCGCGCTGGCGGGGGCCACGGCGGCGGCCTCGCCGGCCGACTGCTTCAAGGGCGAGGCCGTCTGCACCATGCTGGCCGACGACGCGGCGGTGCGGAGCGTGATCCTCGACTCCGGCGCGCTCGACGCCGCGGCGCCGGGGCTCGTCCACGTCATGATGGCGACGATCTCGATCCCGCTCGTCGAGGAACTGGCGGCGCGCCACGCCCGGGCCGGGATCGGCTACGTGGCGGCCCCCGTGTTCGGCCGGCCACCGGCCGCGGCCGCGGCGCAGCTCAACATCGTGGCGGCGGGCGATCCCGCGGCGCGGGCCAGGGTGCAGCCTGTCCTCGACGCGCTCGGCACGAAGACGTGGCCGCTCGGCGACGAGCCGACCCGCGCCAACGCCGCCAAGCTCGCCGGCAACATGATGATCGCCCAGGCCATCGAGGCCATGGCGGAGGCTACCGCGCTGACCGAAAGCTACGGCGTGACGGCGGCCGACTTCCTCGACATCGTCACCAACACGCTGTTCGCGAGCCCCTCCTACAAGAGCTACGGCGCCCACATCGCGAAGGGGTCGTACGAGCCGGCCGGCTTCAAGCTGCGGCTGGGGCTGAAGGACGTGCGGCTGGCGCTCGACGCCGCCGCGGCCAAGGGCGCCACGCTGCCGGCCGCCGCCGTGGTGCGCGACGCGCTGGTCGAGGGCGTCGAGGGCGGGCTCGGCGAGCACGACTGGTCGGCCCTGGCCGAGGTCGCCCACCGGCGGGCCGGGCTCAAGGGCTGA
- the oxlT gene encoding oxalate/formate MFS antiporter gives MVSTTTIGGAAARTSEGLARRVQLGLGLVCMMTVSSPQYVWALFTKPMAAELGAGAAALQVTITVLIVLQTFFSPFQGYLVQRFGPAPLIGLGALLTGLSWVLASYASSLAALYLSYGLVGGLGTGIVYIGVVGLVMGWFPERRGFAAGLVAAGYGMGAILTTFPIADRLAASGYRAALFEFGLIFAVVGVLAAAGLRRPPVAAVAEAPSSARDTATGAMLRHPAFWLMFAMMALMSTTGLMVTTQIGFFAGDFGVTGATVLGMAALPLALTVDRFCNGLTRPFFGALSDRIGRENTMFVAFLLEAIAMTAWLLTRGDPVLFVLLSGVVFFGWGEIFSLFPSTLTDTFGTRNATTNYGCLYIAQGVGSVLGGPMASLLHDGTGSWSVVFAAAIGADVLTAVLALAALKPLRRRMLAS, from the coding sequence ATCGTGAGCACGACGACGATCGGCGGCGCGGCCGCCAGAACCTCGGAGGGCCTGGCGCGCCGGGTCCAGCTCGGCCTCGGCCTCGTCTGCATGATGACGGTGTCGAGCCCGCAATACGTCTGGGCGCTGTTCACCAAGCCCATGGCGGCGGAACTCGGCGCGGGCGCCGCGGCCCTGCAGGTGACGATCACGGTGCTGATCGTGCTGCAGACCTTCTTCTCGCCGTTCCAGGGCTACCTCGTCCAGCGCTTCGGGCCGGCGCCGCTGATCGGCCTCGGCGCGTTGCTCACCGGCCTGAGCTGGGTCCTGGCCTCCTATGCGAGCTCGCTCGCGGCACTCTACCTCAGCTACGGCCTCGTCGGCGGCCTCGGCACCGGCATCGTCTACATCGGCGTGGTCGGCCTCGTGATGGGCTGGTTCCCCGAGCGGCGGGGCTTCGCCGCCGGCCTCGTCGCGGCGGGCTACGGCATGGGTGCGATCCTGACGACGTTCCCGATCGCCGACCGCCTCGCCGCCTCGGGCTACCGAGCGGCGCTGTTCGAGTTCGGCCTGATCTTCGCCGTCGTCGGCGTGCTGGCCGCCGCCGGCCTGCGCCGCCCGCCGGTGGCCGCGGTCGCCGAGGCGCCGTCGAGCGCGCGCGACACCGCGACCGGCGCCATGCTGCGCCATCCGGCGTTCTGGCTCATGTTCGCCATGATGGCACTGATGTCGACGACCGGCCTGATGGTGACGACGCAGATCGGCTTCTTCGCGGGCGACTTCGGCGTCACGGGCGCCACCGTGCTGGGCATGGCGGCCCTGCCGCTGGCGCTCACGGTCGACCGGTTCTGCAACGGGCTGACGCGGCCCTTCTTCGGCGCGCTGTCGGACCGGATCGGGCGCGAGAACACCATGTTCGTCGCCTTCCTGCTCGAAGCCATCGCCATGACGGCGTGGCTGCTGACGCGCGGCGACCCCGTGCTCTTCGTGCTGCTGTCCGGCGTCGTGTTCTTCGGCTGGGGCGAGATCTTCTCGCTGTTCCCGTCCACCCTGACCGACACCTTCGGCACGAGGAACGCCACGACCAACTACGGCTGCCTCTACATCGCGCAGGGCGTGGGCTCGGTGCTGGGCGGCCCGATGGCGTCGCTGCTGCACGACGGGACGGGATCGTGGAGCGTGGTCTTCGCCGCGGCGATCGGCGCGGACGTGCTGACCGCCGTGCTCGCCCTCGCGGCCCTGAAGCCGCTCCGCCGGCGCATGCTCGCGTCCTGA
- a CDS encoding SOS response-associated peptidase, whose product MCGRFTQSYTWDEIHALFEVAGAARNLRPRYNIAPTTEVDAVVDRGQGREVASMRWGLVPAWWKKGLKEVPATFNARAETVASKPMFRDAFRRRRCIVPASGFFEWTDAAGGKQPHFFSAADGGVLAFAGLWDRWTDPASGDELLSCTVIVSGANGWMAPYHDRMPVLLGAADVAGWLSVEAGPEVLRPAAEAALREWPVSKRVNRPGADDDPALVEPVDLEPEAGALL is encoded by the coding sequence ATGTGCGGACGGTTCACGCAGAGCTACACCTGGGACGAGATCCACGCCCTGTTCGAGGTCGCTGGGGCGGCCAGGAACCTGCGCCCGCGCTACAACATCGCGCCGACCACGGAGGTCGACGCCGTGGTGGACCGCGGGCAGGGGCGCGAGGTCGCGTCGATGCGCTGGGGCCTCGTGCCGGCGTGGTGGAAGAAGGGCCTGAAGGAGGTGCCCGCCACCTTCAACGCCCGCGCCGAGACGGTGGCGTCAAAGCCGATGTTCCGCGACGCCTTCCGCCGCCGCCGCTGCATCGTCCCGGCCTCCGGCTTCTTCGAGTGGACCGACGCCGCGGGCGGCAAGCAGCCGCACTTCTTCTCCGCCGCGGACGGCGGCGTGCTGGCCTTCGCGGGGCTGTGGGACCGCTGGACCGACCCGGCCTCGGGCGACGAGCTCCTGTCCTGCACCGTGATCGTGTCGGGCGCCAACGGCTGGATGGCACCCTACCACGACCGCATGCCGGTGCTGCTCGGCGCGGCCGACGTCGCGGGCTGGCTGTCCGTCGAGGCCGGGCCGGAGGTGCTGCGCCCCGCCGCCGAGGCCGCCCTGCGGGAATGGCCCGTGTCGAAGCGGGTCAACCGGCCGGGCGCCGACGACGACCCGGCGCTGGTGGAGCCCGTGGACCTCGAGCCGGAGGCCGGCGCGCTGCTGTGA
- a CDS encoding M20 family metallopeptidase: MQNTEEIWRLVDAKGRDFAALADRVFDTPELNFSEHRSAAEHTAMLRAQGFSVTEDVAGIPTAMLGEWGEGGPVIAIMGEYDALPGLSQEAGVAEHRPLPGDGVGHGCGHNLLGSASLLAATAVKDFLEASGLPGRVRYYGCPAEEGGSGKTYMVRAGAFADVDAAICWHPSAFTGVRVAASLACMEADFTFTGRSAHAAAAPHLGRSALDAVELMNVGVNYMREHMPSSARVHYALIDGGGIAPNVVQAKATVRYLVRSRELPELYALFDRVVKVAAGAALMTETQVEHRIFSGDANLIANAPLEEVMAAEFRHLGPPVFDDADRAFAAAIQATLRPEDIAASFKRAGQRPREGAALGDWLVDRDDWSRDDIGSTDVGSVSWAVPTVQAAGTTYAIGTPGHSWQLTAQGKSPAAHKGMVHVAKAMAATAVALMRDPDAVARAKADHRARVGDGPFVPPIPEGVEPRLDMAKGI; the protein is encoded by the coding sequence ATGCAGAACACCGAGGAGATCTGGCGCCTGGTGGACGCCAAGGGGCGCGACTTCGCCGCCCTGGCCGACCGCGTCTTCGACACGCCCGAGCTGAACTTCTCCGAGCACCGCTCCGCCGCCGAGCACACGGCCATGCTGCGCGCGCAGGGCTTCAGCGTCACGGAGGACGTCGCCGGCATCCCCACCGCCATGCTGGGCGAGTGGGGCGAGGGCGGGCCGGTGATCGCCATCATGGGGGAATACGACGCCCTGCCGGGCCTCAGCCAGGAGGCCGGCGTGGCCGAGCACCGCCCGCTGCCGGGCGACGGCGTCGGCCACGGCTGCGGCCACAACCTGCTGGGCTCGGCCTCGCTGCTCGCCGCGACGGCCGTGAAGGACTTCCTCGAAGCCTCCGGGCTGCCGGGCCGCGTGCGCTACTACGGCTGCCCGGCCGAGGAGGGCGGCTCGGGCAAGACCTACATGGTGCGGGCCGGCGCCTTCGCGGACGTCGACGCCGCCATCTGCTGGCATCCGTCGGCCTTCACGGGCGTGCGGGTCGCGGCCTCGCTGGCCTGCATGGAGGCGGACTTCACCTTCACGGGCCGCTCCGCCCACGCGGCCGCGGCGCCCCACCTCGGCCGCTCGGCGCTCGACGCCGTCGAGCTGATGAACGTCGGCGTCAACTACATGCGCGAGCACATGCCGTCGAGCGCGCGCGTCCATTACGCGCTGATCGACGGCGGCGGCATCGCCCCGAACGTCGTGCAGGCGAAGGCGACGGTGCGCTACCTCGTGCGCTCGCGCGAGCTGCCCGAGCTCTACGCGCTGTTCGACCGCGTCGTGAAGGTGGCCGCGGGCGCCGCCCTGATGACGGAAACGCAGGTCGAGCACCGGATCTTCTCGGGCGACGCCAACCTCATCGCCAACGCGCCGCTGGAGGAGGTGATGGCGGCCGAGTTCCGCCACCTCGGCCCGCCCGTCTTCGACGACGCCGACCGCGCCTTCGCGGCCGCCATCCAGGCGACGCTGCGGCCGGAGGACATCGCGGCCTCGTTCAAGCGCGCCGGGCAGCGCCCGCGCGAGGGCGCCGCGCTCGGCGACTGGCTGGTCGACCGCGACGACTGGTCGAGGGACGACATCGGCTCGACCGACGTCGGCTCCGTGAGCTGGGCCGTGCCGACCGTGCAGGCCGCGGGCACCACCTACGCGATCGGCACGCCGGGCCATTCCTGGCAGCTCACCGCGCAGGGCAAGTCGCCCGCAGCCCACAAGGGCATGGTGCACGTGGCGAAGGCCATGGCGGCGACCGCCGTGGCGCTGATGCGCGACCCCGACGCGGTGGCCCGCGCCAAGGCCGACCACCGCGCTCGCGTCGGCGACGGGCCTTTCGTGCCGCCGATCCCGGAGGGCGTCGAGCCGCGGCTCGACATGGCGAAGGGGATCTGA
- a CDS encoding transporter substrate-binding domain-containing protein: protein MPFARPLLAAALVLGLSAGLAEAKDWTRVRVATEGGYPPFNALTPDGKVVGYEPDLLKNVCDRLKITCETIVQDWDGLIPGLKAGKFDAIMSGMSITPKREEAIAFTVPYSQGPTTFAVVADSPLAKMPLTGVEVDLADHDAALAKLAPLRDALKGKTVGVQVATIQADLMAQFLPGVETRSYKTNDEVALDLDSGRIDAWIGSQTNLTAAVKAAKGGIVYAGPLFKNGLLGKGSGMGLRKEDADLKALLDKGLDEAMADGTAQKLSVQWFGFDLVPH from the coding sequence ATGCCCTTCGCCCGCCCCCTCCTCGCCGCCGCCCTCGTCCTCGGCCTGTCCGCCGGGCTCGCCGAGGCAAAGGATTGGACCCGCGTCCGGGTCGCGACGGAGGGCGGCTACCCGCCCTTCAACGCCCTCACCCCGGACGGCAAGGTGGTCGGCTACGAGCCGGACCTGCTCAAAAACGTCTGCGACAGGCTGAAGATCACCTGCGAGACGATCGTGCAGGACTGGGACGGGCTGATCCCCGGCCTCAAGGCCGGCAAGTTCGACGCCATCATGTCGGGCATGAGCATCACGCCGAAGCGCGAGGAGGCCATCGCGTTCACGGTGCCCTACAGCCAGGGTCCGACCACCTTCGCGGTCGTGGCCGACAGCCCGCTCGCCAAGATGCCGCTGACGGGCGTCGAGGTCGACCTCGCCGATCACGACGCCGCCCTGGCCAAGCTCGCGCCGTTGCGCGACGCGCTGAAGGGCAAGACCGTCGGCGTGCAGGTCGCCACCATCCAGGCCGACCTGATGGCGCAGTTCCTGCCCGGCGTCGAGACACGCAGCTACAAGACCAACGACGAGGTCGCGCTCGACCTCGACTCCGGCCGCATCGACGCCTGGATCGGCTCGCAGACGAACCTCACCGCCGCGGTCAAGGCCGCGAAGGGCGGGATCGTCTACGCCGGGCCGCTCTTCAAGAACGGGCTGCTCGGCAAGGGCTCCGGCATGGGCCTCCGCAAGGAGGACGCCGACCTCAAGGCCCTCCTCGACAAGGGTCTCGACGAGGCCATGGCGGACGGCACGGCCCAGAAGCTGTCCGTCCAGTGGTTCGGCTTCGACCTCGTGCCGCACTGA
- a CDS encoding Crp/Fnr family transcriptional regulator, translated as MGDDGAGNLLVRKVASVAKLSAEERHALENLPMAVRAIPARQDIVRIGDRPTHCCLVLSGFAFRYKLVGDGRRQILNVHVPGDIPDLQSLHLPVLDHNLAALTPLTAGFIHHDAVHEVSARFPRITGALWRDTLVDAAILRERIVSIGQRDGLTRTAHFLCEIFMRLAAVGLASDRATAMPITQVEIADALGLSPVHMNRMVRELRERRLVTLDGQRLEILDWDALARLGDFDPTFLHLDPGDRARRP; from the coding sequence ATGGGTGACGACGGGGCGGGGAATCTGCTCGTCCGCAAGGTGGCGAGCGTCGCCAAACTGTCGGCCGAGGAGCGACATGCGCTGGAGAACCTGCCGATGGCGGTGCGCGCGATCCCGGCGCGGCAGGACATCGTCCGCATCGGCGACCGGCCGACGCACTGCTGCCTGGTGCTGAGCGGCTTCGCTTTCCGCTACAAGCTGGTCGGCGACGGCCGTCGCCAGATCCTCAACGTCCACGTGCCGGGCGACATCCCCGACCTGCAGAGCCTGCACCTGCCGGTGCTGGACCACAACCTCGCGGCGCTGACGCCGCTCACGGCCGGCTTCATCCACCACGACGCGGTGCACGAGGTGAGCGCGCGCTTCCCGCGCATCACCGGCGCGCTGTGGCGCGACACGCTGGTCGACGCCGCGATCCTGCGCGAGCGCATCGTGTCGATCGGCCAGCGCGACGGCTTGACCCGCACGGCGCATTTCCTGTGCGAGATCTTCATGCGCCTCGCCGCGGTCGGCCTCGCCTCCGACCGGGCCACGGCGATGCCCATCACGCAGGTCGAGATCGCCGACGCGCTCGGCCTGTCGCCCGTGCACATGAACCGCATGGTGCGGGAGCTGCGCGAGCGGCGCCTCGTCACGCTCGACGGGCAGCGGCTGGAGATCCTGGACTGGGACGCGCTGGCGCGGCTCGGCGACTTCGACCCCACCTTCCTCCACCTCGATCCGGGGGACCGCGCCCGGCGCCCCTGA